Within the Staphylococcus argenteus genome, the region CTATTGATTAATGCTGCATTTATAGTGATATGGCTTATATTTTTCATCGCAGGTAGATACTATGAACGATTTGCTAAATGGTCACATTATAATCACACACCACGTGAAATACAGACGATTAAGTTATTTTTAAGTACATTAAACTTGGAAATTATGAGTTATATTTCTATTTTCATGATTTTAGAAATTTGGCAAATACAACACAATCATCAATTGGGTTTATTATGGTTTAACATGATATTTATCATTATCATTGGATTGACACTTGTCGTATTTTGTTTACTCCCTACCATTCATAAAATGAGAGATTCTCAATAAAAATATACGCTGTCATGATGCATTTTTGAAGCGGATGTCGAAGATTAATATAAATAATATCTAGTATTTTTAATTAAAATGATATATTATTTATTGTAGTTAAATATTGTGTATATTTTGTGAACTTTTTGTAAAAATTCGATTGCCTGTCACATATAGGAATGTTACATTTTAAATACGTGATCATCGCAAAATATAAGTTGAAATAGGTTCTAGATTAATCAGGATGATAAATATTTTTAGATAAAGAGAGGGAGTCATTATGACACTACTTACTGTAAATCCATTCGATAATGTTGGATTATCAGCCTTAGTTGCAGCAGTACCTATTATTTTATTTTTACTATGCTTAACCATTTTTAAAATGAAAGGCATTTATGCAGCATTGACAACTTTGGTTGTTACATTGATTGTGGCTTTATTTGTGTTTGAATTACCGGCACGTGTATCAGCAGGCGCAATAACAGAAGGCGTTGTTGCTGGTATTTTCCCAATAGGGTATATCGTTTTAATGGCGGTATGGTTGTATAAAGTTTCTATTAAAACAGGACAATTTTCAATTATTCAAGATAGTATTGCTAGTATTTCAGAAGACCAACGTATCCAACTGTTATTAATTGGATTTTGTTTTAACGCATTTCTAGAAGGTGCAGCAGGCTTCGGTGTGCCGATTGCAATTTGTGCAGTGTTATTAATTCAACTTGGCTTTGAACCATTAAAAGCTGCGATGTTATGCTTAATTGCTAATGGTGCAGCAGGTGCCTTTGGTGCGATAGGTTTACCAGTTAGTATTATTGATACATTTAACTTAAGCGGAGGTGTTACAACATTAGATGTTGCGAGATACTCAGCATTAACACTTCCAATTTTAAACTTTATTATTCCATTTGTTTTAGTATTCGTTATAGATGGCATGAAAGGTATTAAAGAAATTTTACCTGTTATTTTAACAGTGAGTGGTACATATACTGGATTACAATTATTATTAACAATATTCCATGGTCCAGAACTAGCAGACATTATTCCATCACTAGCAACAATGGTGGTGTTAGCATTTGTTTGTCGTAAATTTAAACCGAAAAATATTTTCAGGTTGAAAGAATCAGAGCATAAAATTCAAAAGCGTACACCTAAAGAAATCGTCTTTGCATGGAGTCCGTTCGTCATTTTAACTGCTTTTGTATTAGTATGGAGTGCGCCATTCTTCAAAAAATTATTCCAACCTGGTGGTGCGCTTGAAAGTATAGTATTAAAAATGCCAATTCCAAATACTGTGAGTGATTTATCGCCTAAAGGTATTGCGTTGCGTCTCGATTTAATTGGGGCAACTGGGACAGCGATTTTACTGACGGTAATTATTACAATTTTAATTACGAAGTTAAAATGGAAAAGTGCAGGTGCTTTATTGGTCGAAGCATTTAAAGAATTATGGTTACCAATCCTTACAATTTCAGCTATCTTAGCCATTGCTAAAGTAATGACATATGGTGGTTTGACTGTGGCAATTGGACAAGGTATTGCTAAAGCTGGAGCAATCTTCCCATTATTCTCTCCAGTATTAGGTTGGATTGGTGTGTTTATGACTGGTTCAGTTGTAAATAACAATACTTTATTCGCGCCTATCCAAGCGACAGTAGCACAACAAATTTCAACAAGTGGTTCATTACTTGTAGCAGCCAACACTGCAGGTGGTGTAGCAGCGAAACTTATTTCACCACAATC harbors:
- a CDS encoding L-lactate permease, with the translated sequence MTLLTVNPFDNVGLSALVAAVPIILFLLCLTIFKMKGIYAALTTLVVTLIVALFVFELPARVSAGAITEGVVAGIFPIGYIVLMAVWLYKVSIKTGQFSIIQDSIASISEDQRIQLLLIGFCFNAFLEGAAGFGVPIAICAVLLIQLGFEPLKAAMLCLIANGAAGAFGAIGLPVSIIDTFNLSGGVTTLDVARYSALTLPILNFIIPFVLVFVIDGMKGIKEILPVILTVSGTYTGLQLLLTIFHGPELADIIPSLATMVVLAFVCRKFKPKNIFRLKESEHKIQKRTPKEIVFAWSPFVILTAFVLVWSAPFFKKLFQPGGALESIVLKMPIPNTVSDLSPKGIALRLDLIGATGTAILLTVIITILITKLKWKSAGALLVEAFKELWLPILTISAILAIAKVMTYGGLTVAIGQGIAKAGAIFPLFSPVLGWIGVFMTGSVVNNNTLFAPIQATVAQQISTSGSLLVAANTAGGVAAKLISPQSIAIATAAVKKVGEESALLKMTLKYSIIFVAFICVWTFILTLIF
- a CDS encoding DUF1648 domain-containing protein, which produces MSKIRSFTILSLLIYLVMMCYTVMNYSKLPSKVPIHYNLAGNADDLADKWVLLLINAAFIVIWLIFFIAGRYYERFAKWSHYNHTPREIQTIKLFLSTLNLEIMSYISIFMILEIWQIQHNHQLGLLWFNMIFIIIIGLTLVVFCLLPTIHKMRDSQ